From Pseudomonas vanderleydeniana, the proteins below share one genomic window:
- a CDS encoding DUF485 domain-containing protein, producing the protein MNDSIYLSIQNSPRFKELVRKRERFAWILSAVMLGLYSAFILLIAYGPQVLGAKLSPTSSITWGIPLGVGLIVSAFVLTAIYVRRANGEFDDLNNEILKEAQQ; encoded by the coding sequence ATGAACGACAGCATTTACCTCTCGATCCAGAACAGCCCGCGCTTCAAGGAGCTGGTCAGGAAACGGGAACGATTCGCCTGGATTCTCTCGGCGGTCATGCTTGGCTTGTATTCGGCTTTCATTCTTCTGATTGCGTATGGACCGCAGGTACTGGGCGCCAAGCTCAGTCCGACGTCATCGATCACCTGGGGCATACCGCTGGGTGTCGGCCTGATCGTCTCGGCCTTCGTCCTGACCGCCATCTACGTGCGTCGCGCCAACGGCGAATTCGACGACCTGAACAATGAGATCCTCAAGGAGGCCCAGCAATGA
- a CDS encoding cation acetate symporter, with amino-acid sequence MIRRLSAALGLMAFAPALWAADALTGEVHKQPLNIPAIVMFIVFVGATLCITYWASKRNKSAADYYAAGGKITGFQNGLAIAGDYMSAASFLGISALVFTSGYDGLIYSIGFLVGWPIILFLIAERLRNLGKYTFADVASYRLGQTQIRSLSACGSLVVVAFYLIAQMVGAGKLIQLLFGLDYHVAVILVGILMCLYVLFGGMLATTWVQIIKAVLLLSGASFMALMVMKHVNFDFNMLFSEAVKVHPKGEAIMSPGGLVKDPISAFSLGLALMFGTAGLPHILMRFFTVSDAKEARKSVLYATGFIGYFYILTFIIGFGAILLVSTNPAFKDAAGALLGGNNMAAVHLANAVGGSVFLGFISAVAFATILAVVAGLTLAGASAVSHDLYASVFRKGKANEKDEIRVSKITTVALGVLAIGLGILFENQNIAFMVGLAFSIAASCNFPVLLLSMYWKKLTTRGAMVGGWMGLVSAVGLMVLGPTIWVQILHHEKAIFPYEYPALFSMIIAFIGIWFFSITDKSTAAENERALFFPQFVRSQTGLGASGAVSH; translated from the coding sequence ATGATCCGGCGTCTATCCGCGGCATTGGGCCTGATGGCCTTCGCCCCCGCTCTCTGGGCAGCCGATGCGCTGACCGGCGAAGTGCACAAGCAACCTCTCAATATCCCGGCGATCGTGATGTTCATCGTGTTCGTCGGGGCGACCCTGTGCATCACCTACTGGGCTTCCAAGCGCAACAAGTCGGCCGCCGACTACTACGCGGCGGGTGGCAAGATCACCGGCTTCCAGAACGGCCTGGCGATCGCCGGTGACTACATGTCGGCGGCCTCGTTCCTGGGTATTTCCGCGCTGGTGTTCACCTCCGGCTACGATGGTCTGATCTACTCCATCGGCTTCCTGGTGGGCTGGCCGATCATCCTGTTCCTGATCGCCGAGCGCCTGCGCAACCTGGGCAAGTACACCTTTGCCGACGTGGCGTCCTACCGCCTCGGGCAAACCCAGATCCGCTCGCTGTCGGCCTGCGGTTCGCTGGTGGTGGTGGCGTTCTACCTGATCGCGCAGATGGTTGGTGCCGGCAAGCTGATCCAGCTGCTGTTCGGCCTGGACTACCATGTGGCGGTGATCCTGGTGGGGATCCTGATGTGCCTGTACGTGTTGTTCGGCGGCATGCTGGCAACCACCTGGGTGCAGATCATCAAGGCCGTGCTGTTGCTGTCGGGCGCTTCGTTCATGGCGCTGATGGTGATGAAGCACGTCAACTTCGACTTCAACATGCTGTTCTCCGAGGCGGTCAAGGTTCACCCCAAGGGTGAGGCGATCATGAGCCCTGGCGGCCTGGTGAAAGACCCGATCTCGGCGTTCTCGCTCGGCCTGGCGCTGATGTTCGGTACTGCTGGCCTGCCGCACATCCTGATGCGCTTCTTCACCGTGAGCGACGCCAAGGAAGCGCGCAAGAGCGTGCTGTACGCCACCGGCTTCATCGGCTACTTCTACATCCTGACCTTCATCATCGGTTTTGGCGCGATCCTGCTGGTCAGCACCAACCCGGCGTTCAAGGATGCCGCGGGCGCCCTGCTGGGCGGCAACAACATGGCTGCGGTACACCTGGCCAACGCCGTGGGTGGCAGCGTGTTCCTCGGCTTCATCTCGGCGGTGGCCTTCGCGACGATTCTCGCGGTGGTGGCCGGCCTGACCCTGGCCGGAGCCTCGGCGGTGTCCCATGACCTGTACGCCAGCGTGTTCCGCAAGGGCAAGGCCAACGAGAAGGACGAGATCCGCGTCTCGAAGATCACCACTGTCGCCCTTGGCGTGCTGGCGATCGGCCTGGGCATTCTGTTCGAGAACCAGAACATCGCGTTCATGGTCGGCCTGGCGTTCTCCATTGCCGCCAGCTGCAACTTCCCGGTGCTGCTGCTCTCGATGTACTGGAAGAAGCTGACCACTCGCGGTGCGATGGTGGGTGGCTGGATGGGGTTGGTCAGTGCGGTTGGGCTGATGGTTCTTGGTCCAACCATCTGGGTGCAGATCCTGCACCATGAAAAGGCCATTTTCCCCTACGAGTACCCGGCGCTGTTCTCGATGATCATTGCCTTCATCGGGATCTGGTTCTTCTCCATCACCGACAAGTCGACCGCGGCTGAAAACGAGCGGGCGCTGTTCTTCCCGCAGTTCGTGCGTTCGCAGACCGGCCTGGGGGCGAGCGGGGCGGTTTCCCACTGA